A genomic stretch from Acidobacteriota bacterium includes:
- the rodA gene encoding rod shape-determining protein RodA gives MRSTSRTSSGLLPLADAQSTFRHLTAIDWGLLVSGLLLGLIGLATVNSASAELSADYLSRQAVWLSLGVFALVLALAVDYHKLLHAAPYFYGLGLVLLLLVFLVGREAGGAQSRLGVGALSIQPSEFAKLATALLLSRFFAGLKKPRLHLKDIFMALLITGVPVTMVALEPDLGSAAMFCPILGGMLFVAGVRGRTIVVAVLLGLVLGAGVWTFGMHDYQRQRVVTFLQPESDPLGAGYQVRQSKIAVGSGGLTGQGYMQGTQSQLRFLPARHTDFIFAVLAEEWGFTGVVVVEGLYALYLLSAAGIALRARNRAGIFLVTGLVSLLAFHILYNTAMVVGLVPITGIPLPFLSYGGSFTLMCCIATGLILNVDLRRYVNR, from the coding sequence ATGAGAAGTACTTCCAGGACCAGCTCCGGCCTGCTGCCGCTGGCTGACGCCCAGAGCACCTTCCGCCACCTCACGGCCATCGATTGGGGCTTGCTGGTTTCCGGCTTGCTCCTCGGGCTCATCGGGCTGGCGACGGTCAACAGCGCCAGCGCCGAGCTCTCCGCCGACTACCTTTCCCGCCAGGCGGTGTGGTTGAGCCTCGGCGTCTTCGCCCTGGTGTTGGCGCTGGCGGTGGACTACCACAAGCTGCTCCACGCAGCGCCCTATTTCTACGGCCTGGGGCTGGTGCTCTTGTTGTTGGTCTTCCTGGTAGGCCGCGAGGCCGGCGGCGCCCAGAGCCGCCTCGGCGTCGGCGCGTTGAGCATCCAGCCCTCGGAGTTCGCCAAGCTAGCTACAGCGCTGCTCCTGAGCCGATTCTTCGCCGGCTTGAAGAAACCTCGCCTGCACCTCAAGGACATCTTCATGGCGCTGCTCATCACCGGAGTGCCGGTGACCATGGTGGCCCTGGAGCCGGACTTGGGCAGCGCCGCCATGTTCTGCCCCATCCTCGGCGGCATGCTCTTCGTCGCCGGCGTCCGCGGCCGCACCATCGTCGTCGCCGTGCTCCTGGGGCTGGTGCTCGGCGCCGGGGTGTGGACCTTCGGCATGCACGACTACCAGCGCCAGCGGGTGGTGACCTTCCTGCAGCCGGAAAGCGACCCCCTGGGCGCCGGCTACCAGGTGCGCCAGAGCAAGATCGCCGTCGGCTCCGGCGGCCTGACGGGCCAAGGCTACATGCAAGGCACCCAAAGCCAGCTGCGCTTCCTCCCGGCCCGCCACACGGATTTCATCTTTGCCGTCCTGGCGGAGGAGTGGGGCTTTACCGGGGTGGTGGTGGTGGAAGGCCTGTATGCCCTCTACCTGCTCAGCGCCGCCGGCATCGCGTTGCGCGCTCGCAACCGGGCGGGCATCTTCCTGGTCACCGGCCTGGTGTCCCTGCTCGCCTTCCACATCCTCTACAACACCGCCATGGTGGTAGGCCTGGTACCCATCACCGGCATTCCTCTGCCGTTTCTCTCCTACGGCGGCTCCTTCACCCTGATGTGCTGCATCGCCACCGGATTGATCCTCAACGTCGACCTCCGGCGCTACGTCAACCGGTGA
- a CDS encoding ABC transporter ATP-binding protein, which produces MSDVGARGGDVNGEVIRAEGLSKDYRRMAPGAHLRTLKSALVQRSLTRGLRSDEVIPALQDVSFSVARGEAFGVIGGNGSGKSTLLKMVAGILRPSSGELVVEGRVAALIELGAGFHPEISGRENVYINGALLGLSRDEIARRYDDIVEFSGLAEFMEEPVKNYSSGMYVRLGFAIAVHTDPEVLLVDEVLAVGDEAFAHRCIRRIEEFLAEGRSLLFVSHSLDLVERLCDRVLWLDKGKVQGVGSPRRIIDAYRQAVAEEEGRGHREEKEEQERRRDERDRWGSGEAEITAVRLLDAQGEERYHLETGSSAVVEIEATAQRPLSDFVFGIAVNTPRGIECWGTNTDLEGFAAERFEGSATVRVHLPALRLGPGEYLLDVAVHSRDGAPYDYRRGALTFTVTSERRGVGLYFPRHRWEITGGALVQQESKVSQEDPPASREGTSE; this is translated from the coding sequence ATGAGTGACGTTGGCGCAAGGGGAGGCGACGTGAACGGCGAGGTGATTCGCGCCGAGGGGCTGTCCAAGGACTACCGCCGGATGGCCCCCGGGGCTCATTTGCGCACTCTCAAGAGCGCCCTCGTCCAGCGCAGCCTTACCCGCGGCCTGCGCAGCGACGAGGTGATCCCGGCGCTTCAGGACGTCTCCTTCAGCGTCGCCCGGGGCGAGGCCTTCGGGGTCATCGGGGGCAACGGATCGGGCAAGTCGACGCTGCTCAAGATGGTGGCGGGCATCCTGCGGCCGTCCTCCGGAGAGCTGGTGGTGGAGGGCCGGGTGGCCGCCCTCATCGAGCTCGGCGCCGGCTTCCATCCCGAGATCTCCGGACGCGAGAACGTCTACATCAACGGCGCCCTGCTGGGCCTCAGTCGCGACGAGATCGCCCGGCGCTACGACGACATCGTCGAGTTCTCCGGGCTGGCGGAGTTCATGGAAGAGCCGGTGAAGAATTACTCCTCGGGCATGTACGTGCGCCTGGGCTTCGCCATCGCCGTGCACACCGATCCGGAGGTGCTGCTGGTGGACGAGGTGCTCGCCGTGGGGGACGAGGCGTTCGCCCACCGCTGCATCCGGCGCATCGAGGAATTCCTGGCGGAGGGGCGTTCACTGCTTTTCGTCAGCCACAGCCTCGATCTGGTGGAGCGGCTCTGCGACCGGGTTCTCTGGCTCGACAAAGGGAAAGTCCAGGGAGTGGGCTCCCCACGCCGCATCATCGACGCCTACCGCCAGGCGGTAGCGGAGGAAGAGGGGCGCGGCCACCGGGAGGAGAAGGAAGAGCAGGAGCGGCGCCGAGACGAACGCGATCGCTGGGGGTCCGGCGAGGCGGAGATCACCGCCGTTCGGCTGCTCGACGCTCAGGGGGAAGAGCGCTACCACCTGGAAACCGGCTCGTCGGCGGTAGTGGAGATCGAGGCTACCGCCCAGCGCCCACTCAGCGATTTCGTCTTCGGCATCGCCGTCAACACCCCCCGGGGAATCGAGTGCTGGGGCACCAACACCGACCTCGAGGGTTTCGCCGCGGAACGCTTCGAGGGATCCGCCACGGTGCGGGTGCACTTGCCAGCGCTACGCCTGGGCCCCGGCGAATACCTGCTGGATGTGGCCGTGCACTCGCGGGACGGCGCCCCCTACGACTATCGCCGCGGTGCCCTCACCTTCACCGTCACCAGCGAGCGCCGCGGTGTCGGGCTGTACTTTCCCCGCCACCGGTGGGAGATCACCGGCGGCGCGCTGGTGCAGCAGGAATCCAAAGTCTCGCAGGAAGACCCGCCGGCCTCCCGGGAGGGCACGAGCGAATGA
- a CDS encoding Rne/Rng family ribonuclease: MTQKMLVESNLHETRIAVLEDERLTELFVERMRERGLVGNVYKGRVTRVLPGMQAAFVNIGLERDAFLYVSDVGPVETPEVDDDLDLEEELESGLAERDPPPPPSIQELLRQGEELVVQVTKDPLPNKGARITAHVTLPGRYLVLLPGVHHLGVSRRIEEEEERQRLLGVLESLECSVGGLIVRTVGEGVDREAFATDLTYLEGLWQRIQQRAAKVGAPTLLHRELDLALRTVRDLFSEDFELLWVDGEEIYARIVDFLDQVQPALVGRVKLYGRDEPLFQAYRIDQEMEAALRSKVWLKSGGYLVIHPTEALVAIDVNTGRFTGTQDLEDTVVKTNLEAIQEVVRQIRLRDLGGIIVLDLIDMGDEENRQLVFSALEKELAKDRTKNRVLSISEFGLVELTRKRTRPSLERMLTQPCPYCQGRGRIRSLATICLSLRRDALGRRDQLAGAELLLRVHPDVAEALQRDERPILDELQELLETSVLVQSDATLHHEQYDLSEL, translated from the coding sequence TTGACCCAAAAGATGCTCGTCGAGAGCAATCTGCACGAAACCCGCATCGCGGTGCTCGAAGACGAGCGGCTGACCGAGCTCTTCGTCGAGCGGATGCGTGAGCGAGGCTTGGTGGGCAATGTCTACAAAGGGCGGGTGACCCGGGTATTGCCGGGGATGCAGGCCGCCTTCGTCAACATCGGCCTGGAGCGCGACGCCTTCCTTTACGTCAGCGATGTGGGCCCGGTGGAGACGCCGGAAGTGGACGACGACCTGGACCTCGAGGAGGAGCTGGAGAGCGGCCTGGCGGAGCGGGACCCGCCGCCGCCGCCATCGATCCAGGAGCTGCTACGCCAGGGCGAGGAGCTGGTGGTGCAAGTGACCAAGGATCCCCTGCCCAACAAGGGCGCCCGCATCACCGCCCACGTCACCCTGCCGGGGCGCTACCTGGTCCTGCTGCCGGGGGTCCACCACCTGGGGGTCTCCCGCCGCATCGAGGAGGAAGAGGAGCGGCAGCGGCTCCTCGGTGTGCTGGAAAGCCTCGAATGCTCCGTCGGCGGGCTCATCGTACGGACCGTCGGAGAGGGAGTGGATCGGGAGGCCTTCGCCACCGACCTCACCTATCTCGAGGGCCTGTGGCAGCGCATCCAGCAGCGGGCGGCCAAGGTCGGCGCCCCGACCCTGCTGCACCGCGAGCTGGATCTCGCCCTGCGCACCGTCCGAGACCTCTTCTCCGAAGATTTCGAGCTGCTGTGGGTCGACGGCGAAGAAATCTACGCCCGCATCGTCGACTTCCTCGACCAGGTGCAGCCGGCACTGGTGGGCCGGGTCAAGCTCTACGGCCGCGACGAGCCTTTATTCCAGGCCTACCGCATCGACCAGGAGATGGAGGCCGCCCTGCGCAGCAAGGTGTGGCTCAAGAGCGGCGGCTATCTGGTCATCCACCCCACCGAGGCGCTGGTGGCCATCGACGTCAACACCGGCCGCTTCACCGGCACCCAGGACCTGGAAGACACGGTGGTCAAGACCAACCTCGAGGCGATTCAGGAGGTGGTACGGCAAATCCGCCTGCGGGACCTGGGGGGCATCATCGTCCTCGACCTCATCGACATGGGCGACGAGGAGAACCGCCAGCTGGTGTTCAGCGCGCTGGAGAAGGAGCTGGCCAAGGACCGCACCAAGAACCGGGTGCTGAGCATCTCCGAATTCGGCTTGGTAGAGCTCACCCGCAAACGCACCCGCCCGAGCCTGGAGCGCATGCTCACCCAGCCCTGTCCGTATTGTCAGGGACGCGGGCGCATCCGCTCCCTCGCCACCATCTGTCTGAGCCTGCGCCGCGACGCCCTCGGCCGGCGGGACCAGCTGGCCGGCGCCGAGCTGCTGCTGCGAGTCCATCCGGACGTCGCCGAGGCCCTGCAACGGGACGAGCGGCCGATCCTGGACGAGCTCCAGGAGCTCCTCGAAACATCGGTACTGGTGCAGAGCGACGCCACCCTCCACCACGAGCAATATGACCTCTCGGAGCTCTAA
- a CDS encoding GWxTD domain-containing protein, with the protein MPSTPAQEPVLITQPLLGAPSHRRFWAGGRTRCWNWSVLLLLVGLLPGFAAQALQSNAGELLSEEVYDESWARGPTRWLLLPSEQRQVRRLRSASEWAKFIDAFWRRRDPAPTEAGNPARDDFRRRVHEADTLFTGEQRGSLTPQGRSYLLLGAPSHISQEYQPAPGWNTRLAGGGGAATTDQLLIEIWRWRPEDLAPSLRAELARKNWRIPLETRFVVSSQGYKLLEGETLLRLATRAQVLRAEESAPSNSP; encoded by the coding sequence GTGCCCTCCACCCCCGCTCAAGAACCGGTGCTCATCACCCAGCCCTTGCTCGGAGCTCCCTCCCACCGCCGTTTCTGGGCCGGCGGCCGCACTCGGTGCTGGAATTGGAGCGTCTTGTTGCTCCTGGTGGGGCTGCTTCCCGGCTTCGCAGCCCAAGCGCTCCAAAGCAACGCTGGCGAGCTGCTCAGCGAAGAGGTCTACGACGAGAGCTGGGCCCGTGGCCCGACCCGCTGGCTGCTGCTGCCGTCGGAGCAGCGCCAGGTTCGGCGCCTGCGGTCCGCCAGCGAGTGGGCGAAGTTCATCGACGCTTTCTGGAGACGCCGGGACCCCGCTCCCACCGAAGCCGGCAACCCTGCCCGCGACGACTTTCGGCGGCGGGTGCACGAGGCGGATACCCTCTTCACCGGCGAGCAGCGTGGCAGCCTGACACCCCAGGGACGCTCCTATCTCCTGCTCGGCGCCCCCAGCCATATCTCTCAGGAGTATCAGCCCGCACCCGGCTGGAATACCCGGCTGGCGGGCGGCGGAGGAGCGGCTACCACCGACCAGCTGTTGATCGAGATTTGGCGCTGGCGGCCGGAGGATTTGGCGCCGTCGCTCCGCGCGGAGCTGGCGCGGAAGAATTGGCGAATTCCCTTGGAGACGCGCTTCGTCGTTTCCTCTCAGGGGTATAAGCTGTTGGAAGGAGAAACTCTCTTGCGCCTGGCAACGCGCGCCCAGGTGTTGAGAGCTGAAGAGAGCGCGCCCAGCAATAGTCCCTGA
- a CDS encoding lipopolysaccharide kinase InaA family protein, with protein sequence MTSRSSNPPGPGRRAVELSAFTGEVAAELEIPDLETEVARLTDPSAAVETLHWGRNYLYRAVLETAAGPRDAPVDVVVKQFRTQGRLDALRRRLRGSKAALSWQMAWRFLDAGLPTAPPLLWLESKRPQGPSFFITAYLKGVTEARYLLRAANEGRLEEDFPQIDFPGFLERLGQLLRRMHEAQIWHRDLSIGNVLLAPVGNVPDPVVPELYIVDLNRARGGRKLTSSERARDLCRLALFRPEHQEALLRAYWGREPHGYERRLYRFYHRGFLRKIETKKQIRGGLRSFRELFKVRRPHAHIPQAPEGASARDKIVWDHLSDQPHQHASRLEKLLVRATDLGGHLESAATVALAVPRIGIRYRRLKRQLPEPWSGALEDHPSLGVPSPAPVLGELGIGLRPYPENPEALLAAIDDLGARSALLRLHPWQDEHDAEEELARELAGRGIELSFSLPQNRQLVKDPERWQASIEELAERFLPFGRTFQIGQAINRSKWGVWNPREYVELADRAAEVLRARGDVQLLGPAVIDFEYHATAAMLNLRRLKMSFDAVAALLYVDRRGAPENLQAGLDTVGKVVLLKAIAETAKKSSGRCWITEVNWPLWEGPHSPAGKDVSVDEESQADYLVRYALLALGTGMVERVFWWQLVARGYGLATPAEDGLRRRPSFQAMATLLRELRGAGILGPLTAAEPARLYLFQRQGFEDPAKGLTVVGWSTGEAVAVRPEALAGRSFQRVVERDGGESSLPDSGELRLTASPRYFHLAD encoded by the coding sequence ATGACCTCTCGGAGCTCTAATCCCCCCGGGCCGGGTCGGCGGGCGGTGGAGCTCTCGGCCTTCACCGGCGAGGTGGCGGCGGAGCTCGAGATTCCGGATCTGGAAACCGAGGTCGCCCGCCTCACCGACCCCTCCGCTGCCGTCGAGACCCTCCACTGGGGACGTAACTACCTCTACCGGGCGGTGCTGGAAACCGCTGCCGGCCCCCGGGACGCCCCGGTAGACGTCGTCGTCAAGCAATTTCGCACCCAGGGACGTTTGGACGCCCTGCGGCGGCGCCTGCGGGGCAGCAAGGCGGCCCTCAGCTGGCAGATGGCCTGGCGCTTCCTCGACGCCGGGCTGCCCACCGCACCGCCGCTGCTGTGGCTCGAATCGAAGCGGCCCCAGGGCCCGTCGTTCTTCATCACCGCCTACCTGAAAGGCGTCACCGAGGCCCGCTATCTGCTGCGCGCCGCCAACGAGGGCCGCCTGGAGGAAGACTTCCCCCAGATCGACTTCCCGGGCTTCCTGGAGCGCCTGGGGCAGCTCCTGCGCCGCATGCACGAGGCGCAGATCTGGCATCGGGATCTATCCATCGGCAACGTCCTGCTGGCGCCGGTGGGGAATGTCCCGGATCCCGTCGTCCCGGAGCTTTACATCGTCGACCTCAACCGCGCCCGGGGTGGCCGCAAACTGACTTCGAGCGAGCGGGCCCGGGACCTCTGCCGCCTGGCCCTCTTCCGGCCGGAGCATCAGGAGGCCTTGCTGCGGGCCTATTGGGGCCGCGAGCCCCACGGCTATGAGCGCCGGCTCTACCGCTTCTACCACCGCGGCTTCCTGCGCAAGATCGAGACCAAGAAGCAGATCCGCGGCGGTCTGCGGAGCTTCCGGGAGCTGTTCAAAGTACGCCGCCCCCACGCCCACATCCCCCAGGCGCCAGAGGGAGCGTCGGCGCGGGACAAAATCGTCTGGGATCACCTCTCGGACCAACCCCACCAACACGCCAGCCGGCTGGAGAAGCTGCTGGTGCGGGCGACGGATCTCGGCGGGCATTTGGAGTCGGCGGCCACGGTGGCCTTGGCGGTGCCGCGCATCGGCATCCGGTATCGGCGGCTGAAGCGACAACTGCCGGAACCCTGGTCCGGGGCGCTGGAAGACCATCCGTCTCTGGGGGTGCCTTCGCCGGCCCCGGTTCTGGGAGAGCTCGGCATCGGCCTACGCCCGTACCCGGAGAACCCGGAAGCCCTGCTGGCGGCCATCGACGACCTGGGAGCCCGCAGCGCGCTGCTGCGCCTGCACCCGTGGCAGGACGAGCACGACGCCGAGGAGGAGCTGGCCCGAGAGCTCGCCGGCCGCGGCATCGAGCTCAGCTTCAGCCTGCCCCAGAACCGCCAGCTGGTCAAAGATCCGGAGCGCTGGCAGGCGTCCATCGAAGAGCTGGCGGAGCGCTTCCTGCCCTTCGGCCGCACCTTCCAGATCGGCCAGGCCATCAACCGCAGCAAATGGGGCGTGTGGAATCCGCGGGAGTATGTCGAGCTGGCGGACCGCGCCGCCGAGGTCTTGCGCGCCCGCGGCGACGTGCAGCTGCTGGGACCGGCGGTGATCGATTTCGAATACCACGCCACGGCCGCGATGCTCAATCTGCGCCGGCTGAAGATGAGCTTCGACGCCGTGGCGGCGCTGCTCTACGTTGACCGGCGAGGAGCTCCGGAGAACCTCCAGGCGGGGCTGGATACGGTGGGCAAGGTGGTACTGCTCAAAGCCATCGCCGAGACCGCCAAGAAGAGCTCCGGCCGCTGCTGGATCACCGAGGTCAACTGGCCGCTGTGGGAGGGACCCCACTCACCGGCGGGCAAAGACGTGTCGGTGGACGAGGAGTCCCAGGCGGATTATCTGGTGCGCTACGCCCTCCTCGCCCTCGGCACCGGAATGGTCGAGCGGGTCTTCTGGTGGCAGCTGGTGGCGCGGGGCTATGGCCTCGCCACCCCGGCAGAGGATGGCCTACGGCGGCGTCCGAGCTTTCAGGCCATGGCGACACTGCTGCGGGAGCTGCGGGGAGCGGGAATCCTCGGCCCCCTGACGGCAGCGGAGCCGGCGCGGCTCTATCTCTTCCAGCGGCAGGGCTTCGAGGATCCGGCGAAGGGACTGACGGTGGTGGGCTGGAGCACCGGTGAAGCCGTGGCGGTCCGCCCGGAAGCTCTGGCAGGACGAAGCTTCCAGCGGGTCGTGGAGCGCGACGGCGGGGAGAGCTCCCTGCCCGATAGCGGGGAGCTTCGCCTCACCGCCTCACCGCGCTACTTTCATCTCGCGGACTGA
- a CDS encoding ABC transporter permease, whose protein sequence is MLTATQRVLRFRGLLITLTQRELKARYRGSALGFFWSLVNPLMLTGVYTLVFGLILAPSRGTGPDPYALFLISGLFPWLWVASSLLEGTVSLVANSGLIRKAVFPVELPPLVAVMANLVHFLLAVPILLAALLAGHLMGYPVGGWGILLLPVVIAIHLPMVAGISLALAALNVLFKDVRDLVSNALTLLFFLAPIIYPLSFVPNELLRWVVRLNPFAPYVLAYQTTLFEGAVPELSLWLQMVLVSLAFWAAGTWLFERLRDVLVELA, encoded by the coding sequence ATGCTCACCGCCACCCAACGGGTGCTCCGCTTCCGCGGCCTGCTCATCACCCTCACCCAGCGGGAGCTCAAGGCGCGCTACCGAGGCTCCGCCCTGGGCTTCTTCTGGTCGCTGGTCAATCCGCTCATGCTCACCGGGGTTTACACCCTGGTCTTCGGTCTGATTCTCGCCCCCAGCCGGGGCACCGGGCCGGACCCCTATGCTCTCTTTCTCATCTCCGGCCTCTTCCCCTGGCTGTGGGTCGCCAGCTCCTTGCTCGAGGGCACGGTCTCGTTGGTGGCCAACTCCGGTCTGATCCGCAAGGCGGTATTTCCGGTGGAGCTGCCGCCGCTGGTGGCGGTGATGGCCAATCTGGTGCATTTCCTGCTGGCAGTGCCCATCCTCCTCGCCGCCCTCCTGGCGGGGCACCTGATGGGCTATCCGGTGGGCGGTTGGGGCATCCTGCTGCTGCCGGTGGTGATCGCCATCCACCTGCCCATGGTGGCCGGTATCTCCCTCGCCCTGGCCGCCCTCAACGTGCTCTTCAAGGACGTGAGGGACCTGGTCTCCAACGCTCTCACCCTCCTCTTCTTTCTGGCCCCCATCATCTATCCCCTATCGTTCGTACCCAACGAGCTGCTGCGCTGGGTGGTCCGGCTCAACCCCTTCGCTCCCTACGTGCTGGCCTATCAGACGACGCTCTTCGAGGGCGCCGTTCCCGAGCTGTCGCTGTGGCTGCAGATGGTCCTGGTGAGCCTGGCGTTCTGGGCCGCCGGCACTTGGCTCTTCGAGCGGCTGCGGGACGTCCTCGTCGAACTGGCATGA
- a CDS encoding penicillin-binding protein activator has product MKRTRGRVVAPIVALLLAVLLSVVACSEQEAVVFGIVLPLSGESAIYGEPIKNGIELALERIKAENPKEAAEIQLDIRDSESDPARAHDLAEELYSEGVRAVIGGITTPEAMSMVEVADRNNRVLVSPSASATGLTGISRNFYRVWPSDAREGSKMGQYAAQNLNLETAAILAADSPYAEGIQSVFTDSFAQNGGEILGEALVYPRNTADLDALIEHAINLNPDAIYVADYADGIVLAIQKLKEQGYDGKILTVAAFATSQAIAAAGRDAEGVFVTHPQYSPEDQTNAEVAPFVASYREAHGETPGLYAAHGYDAMLVMFSAMQEGGDRGSSFWKGMRGIRGLVGVTGPLQFDDKGDVQKWPRVYFLVDGTLVDHSDWVEQQKEELRERMEELRRRRQQLRNQ; this is encoded by the coding sequence ATGAAGAGGACCAGGGGACGAGTCGTAGCACCGATAGTGGCGCTGCTGTTGGCCGTGCTGCTTTCGGTGGTGGCCTGCAGTGAGCAGGAGGCCGTCGTCTTCGGCATCGTATTGCCTCTCTCCGGCGAGTCGGCGATCTACGGCGAGCCGATCAAGAATGGCATCGAGCTCGCGCTGGAGCGCATCAAGGCCGAGAATCCCAAGGAAGCCGCGGAGATTCAGTTGGACATCCGCGATAGCGAAAGCGACCCTGCACGGGCCCATGACCTAGCGGAAGAGCTGTACAGCGAAGGGGTTCGGGCGGTCATCGGCGGCATCACCACCCCCGAGGCCATGTCCATGGTGGAAGTCGCCGACCGCAACAATCGCGTGTTGGTCTCGCCCTCCGCTTCCGCCACCGGCCTTACCGGCATTTCTCGCAACTTCTATCGCGTCTGGCCTTCCGACGCCCGCGAGGGCTCGAAGATGGGGCAATACGCCGCCCAGAATCTCAACCTCGAGACGGCGGCGATCCTGGCCGCCGACTCGCCCTACGCCGAAGGCATCCAGTCGGTGTTCACCGACTCCTTCGCCCAGAATGGCGGCGAAATCCTGGGGGAGGCCCTAGTCTACCCGCGCAACACTGCCGACCTGGACGCCCTCATCGAGCACGCCATCAACCTCAACCCCGATGCCATCTACGTCGCCGACTACGCCGACGGCATCGTGCTGGCAATCCAGAAGCTCAAGGAGCAAGGCTACGACGGCAAGATTCTCACCGTCGCCGCCTTCGCCACCTCCCAAGCCATCGCCGCCGCCGGCCGCGATGCCGAGGGCGTCTTCGTCACCCACCCGCAATATTCGCCGGAAGACCAGACCAATGCCGAGGTGGCGCCCTTCGTCGCGTCCTATCGCGAGGCCCACGGAGAGACCCCCGGGCTCTACGCGGCCCACGGCTACGACGCGATGCTGGTGATGTTCTCCGCCATGCAGGAGGGCGGCGACCGCGGCAGTAGCTTCTGGAAGGGCATGCGCGGCATCCGCGGCCTGGTGGGAGTCACCGGTCCGCTGCAATTCGACGACAAGGGTGACGTGCAGAAGTGGCCCCGGGTCTACTTCCTGGTGGATGGCACGCTGGTGGACCACAGCGATTGGGTGGAGCAGCAGAAGGAAGAGCTGCGCGAGCGCATGGAAGAGCTGCGCCGCCGGCGGCAGCAGCTGCGAAACCAGTAA
- a CDS encoding DUF3467 domain-containing protein, with protein sequence MADQQQRINIKITDEELGGRYSNLLRVTHTREEFILDFINLVPPQGVVTARVVTSPGHLKRILKVLGSTLQRYEEAHGPVQEADEPPGAGNVH encoded by the coding sequence ATGGCCGATCAGCAGCAGAGAATCAACATCAAGATCACCGACGAAGAGCTCGGTGGCCGTTACTCCAACCTCCTCCGCGTTACCCATACCCGAGAAGAGTTCATCCTCGATTTCATCAACCTGGTGCCGCCCCAAGGAGTGGTGACCGCGCGGGTGGTGACCAGCCCCGGCCACCTCAAGCGCATTCTCAAGGTGCTGGGAAGCACGCTGCAGCGATATGAAGAGGCCCACGGACCGGTGCAGGAAGCCGACGAACCGCCGGGGGCCGGCAACGTTCACTGA